Sequence from the Candidatus Abyssobacteria bacterium SURF_5 genome:
ATCGATTCCGAGAATCGCTGTTGTACTCATTGCACCTTACTTTACCAAATATTCGAACGAAAAGCCGCCGAAGCAAAAGCCGATACTCATTGACAGTCTCGCCGGTCTTTGCTAGAATTCATCCTGGACATCGGGCTCAATCCAAATGCTTGTCCTCCTGTACCCTACGATTGATCCGAATCCGGCGATAAAACCACCCCAACGCATCAAGGAGAGGATAAAGGAGAGAACAGTGGACTTCGAACTATCCGAAGAACTCAGCATCCTGGAGCAAACGGCCCGCGATTTCGCGCTGAAAGAACTTGCTCCGGGCGCCATCGAGCGGGATGCGACGCGAGAGTATCCGCTGGACATCATGAAAAAGCTCGCCCCTCTCGGTTTCCTCGGGATCATGGTGCCGGAGGAATACGGCGGAGCGGGCATGAGCGCGCTCGCCTACAGCATCATCATGGAGGAGATCGCGCGATGGGACGCATCGGTCGCGCTGAACATGGCCGCGCAAAACTCGCTGTGCCTCGGCCACCTCATGGTCGCCGCCAATGAAGAGCAGAAACAAAAATACGTTGCCCCGCTCGCAAGCGGCCAGAAGCTTGGCGCCTGGGGTTTGACCGAGCCGGGATCGGGCAGCGACGCCGCCGGCATGCGCACCCATGCCAAAATGGACGGTGACGAATGGGTCCTGAACGGCTCGAAGATGTTCATCACGCAAGGCGCTGTCGCCGATATCATCGTCATCATGGCGGTCACCGGCGAGGGAGACAGAAAGCGGCCGATCTCCGCCTTCATCCTCGAAACCGGCCGAAACGGAACTGCAACTCCCGGATTCTCCGCCCGGAAAATCCTTAACAAGCTCGGAATGCACGCCAGCGATACCGCCGAGCTGGTTCTCGAGGACGTGCGCGTGCCGCGCGATTGCCTCCTGGGAAAAGAAGGAGAGGGATTTACCGACACCTTAAAGGTGCTCACCAGCGGTCGTATCGGTATCGGAGCGATTTCTGTCGGCATCGCCCGCGGCGCGCTCGAAGACAGCGTTCAGTACGCCAAGCAGCGCGAACAATTCGGCAAGCCGATCGCCCAATTCCAGCAGATTCAGTGGATGCTCGCCGACATGGCGGTGCAAATCGATGCGGCACGCCTGTTGGTGCGGCGAGCCGCTGCAATGAAAGACGCCGGCGCCACCGTCACGCGAGAAGCCGCTGAGGCGAAGCTTTTCGCATCGGAAACGGCCACTCGAGCCTCGCTGAATGCGATCCAGATACTCGGCGGATACGGCTACACGTCGGAATTTCATGTTGAACGTTACCTGCGGGATGCAAAGCTGCTGGAGATCGGCGAGGGAACTTCTCAGATTCAGCGCATCGTTATCGCCAAACACCTGATGCGCGAATTTTGATGCGTTATACGGAGTATTCCGTTTTCCGTTCACACATCGCCATTCCTATTGAAAGAGCCTTTTGTTGCGGGCTTTCTTGCGCGCGGCTTCAGGCGTGATCGTGCAGCTCTGGACCAGTTCAAGCAAGTGCTCGTCCAGAATCTGCATCCCGTACCTGCGCCCCGTCTCCATGATCGAGATCATCTGCTCGATTTTTCCTTCGCGAATGGCGTTGGAAATAGCAGGAATGCCAATCAGGATTTCGGCGGCGGCGACCATTCCGGAGCCGTCGGCGCGCGTCAGCAGTTGCTGGGCCACAACGCCGGTCAGCGTTTCCGATAGCAGCGTCCGTACCTGGCTCCTCTGTTCGAAGGGGAACACGTTCACAATCCGGTTGATGGTCTTGGCGGCATTATCGGTGTGAAGGGTTCCGAACACCAGCGCGCCGGTTTCAGCGGTGGTGAGCGCTGTCGAGATCGTCTCCAGGTCGCGCATCTCGCCCACCATGATCACGTCGGGATCCTGGCGAACCGCCACGCGCAGGGCCGATGAGAAACTGTCGGTATGCGGACCCACCTGGCGCTGCGTGATGATGCTGTTGATATTCTTATGCAGGTATTCGATTGGCTCTTCAATCGTGATAATGTGGCAGTGGCGCGTCTTGTTGACGTAGTCAACCATTGAGGCCAACGTCGTTGTCTTGCCGCTGCCTGAAGGCCCGCACACCAGAATAAAGCCCCGCTGCATCGACGCCAGTTTCTTCACGCCTTCGGGGAATCCCAATTCTTCCAGTGTCCGAATTTTGGAGGGAATGGCGCGGAACGCGATGGCTATCCCGTGGGACTGCATGTAGACGTTGCTTCTGAAACGGGAAACGCCCGGCAGTTCGTACGCCAAGTCGAGCTCGCCCTCATCCTCGAGACTTCTGATCTGCCTGTTCGTCAGAATCTCGTAGACCAGCGGGCGCAAAATGTCGTCCGTCATGACATCGCAATTGTTGCCGAAAGTGATCGGCATCAGCTCTCCGTGCACCCGGACAACAGCCCGCGAGCCCGACATCAGCATCAAATCCGATCCGTCTTTCTCAACCAGAAATTCGAGAAATCTATCTATTTCAGCCACTAGTCGACCTCGATCGTTCTACCGCCTTGCTTCCTTGTGCCGTTTTTCTTCTCCCCTCTTCTGCTCGACTATGAACTCGCGCAGCAACGCCTTGTCCTCTATCTTCACCTGCGCCACCTTCGGGTCAATCTTGCCCGACCGGAGAAGCTCGATGATGTGCTCGTCCATCAACTGCATGCCGAACTTTTTCCCGGTTTGCATCGCCGAGGGAACGCGATAGGTGTCGCCGTGCCGGATCAGGCTGGCGACGGCGGATGTATTGATCATCACCTCAATCGCGAGTACCATTCCGTTGCCTTCACGATTGCGCATTAACTGCTGCGATATCACGCCCACCAGCGATTCGCCGAGCATCGTGCGCATCATGAATTGTTGTTCCGGCGGGAACACGTTGATGATGCGCTCGATCGTTTTCGCGGCTCCCCTCGTGTGCAGCGTGCTGAACACGAGATGCCCCGTCTCCGCCGCCGAGACCGCCAGCGAAATCGTCTCCAGGTCGCGCATCTCGCCCACCACGATCACGTCCGGATTCTCGCGTACCACCGATCGAAGAGCAGAAGCAAATGTTCGGGTATGCGTCCCCACCTCGCGCTGATCGATATAAGCACTTTCATTAATGTACTGGAATTCGATGGGGTCCTCGATCGTGATAATGTGGCAGGCGCGCTCCCTGTTGATCAAATCCACCAGAGCGGCAAGCGTGGTCGATTTCCCGCAACCCGATGGACCTGTTACAAGAAACAAACCCTGCTCGCGCCGCGTTATTTCCTTGACAACCTCGGGAAGACCGATCGAATCGGCCGATCGGATCGCGCTGGGAATGATCCGGAACGCCCCGCTGACCCCGCGTTCCTCCTGGTGAATATTCACCCTGAAGCGGCCAACCCCCTCAATCGCATACGAGAAATCTATCTCCTTGTGCCGGTCAAACTCCTGCAACTGCACCTCATTCATGATCTCCAGAAGTTCCTGCCGATTCTGTTCCGGGGAACGGACGCCCGAGCCTTCCATCTTGATGATATTGCCGTACATCCGGATCATGGCCGGCGAACCGGAGCACAGATGCACGTCGGAGGCTTTCATTTCTTTTGCGCGAATCAGAACGGAATCTATTGCGGGCATATCTCTCTCCTGCTTGATCAGTTAAAGCGGTGCTTCTCCAGCGCCTTTTCCCTGGCGGATTCCTGTGAAATAACGCCCTGCTCCATCAGGCGCAGGAGGTGATCGTCCAGCATCTGCATCCCTTGACGGGTGCTCGTCTGCAT
This genomic interval carries:
- a CDS encoding acyl-CoA dehydrogenase, producing MDFELSEELSILEQTARDFALKELAPGAIERDATREYPLDIMKKLAPLGFLGIMVPEEYGGAGMSALAYSIIMEEIARWDASVALNMAAQNSLCLGHLMVAANEEQKQKYVAPLASGQKLGAWGLTEPGSGSDAAGMRTHAKMDGDEWVLNGSKMFITQGAVADIIVIMAVTGEGDRKRPISAFILETGRNGTATPGFSARKILNKLGMHASDTAELVLEDVRVPRDCLLGKEGEGFTDTLKVLTSGRIGIGAISVGIARGALEDSVQYAKQREQFGKPIAQFQQIQWMLADMAVQIDAARLLVRRAAAMKDAGATVTREAAEAKLFASETATRASLNAIQILGGYGYTSEFHVERYLRDAKLLEIGEGTSQIQRIVIAKHLMREF
- a CDS encoding type IV pilus twitching motility protein PilT, whose translation is MAEIDRFLEFLVEKDGSDLMLMSGSRAVVRVHGELMPITFGNNCDVMTDDILRPLVYEILTNRQIRSLEDEGELDLAYELPGVSRFRSNVYMQSHGIAIAFRAIPSKIRTLEELGFPEGVKKLASMQRGFILVCGPSGSGKTTTLASMVDYVNKTRHCHIITIEEPIEYLHKNINSIITQRQVGPHTDSFSSALRVAVRQDPDVIMVGEMRDLETISTALTTAETGALVFGTLHTDNAAKTINRIVNVFPFEQRSQVRTLLSETLTGVVAQQLLTRADGSGMVAAAEILIGIPAISNAIREGKIEQMISIMETGRRYGMQILDEHLLELVQSCTITPEAARKKARNKRLFQ
- a CDS encoding PilT/PilU family type 4a pilus ATPase; translated protein: MPAIDSVLIRAKEMKASDVHLCSGSPAMIRMYGNIIKMEGSGVRSPEQNRQELLEIMNEVQLQEFDRHKEIDFSYAIEGVGRFRVNIHQEERGVSGAFRIIPSAIRSADSIGLPEVVKEITRREQGLFLVTGPSGCGKSTTLAALVDLINRERACHIITIEDPIEFQYINESAYIDQREVGTHTRTFASALRSVVRENPDVIVVGEMRDLETISLAVSAAETGHLVFSTLHTRGAAKTIERIINVFPPEQQFMMRTMLGESLVGVISQQLMRNREGNGMVLAIEVMINTSAVASLIRHGDTYRVPSAMQTGKKFGMQLMDEHIIELLRSGKIDPKVAQVKIEDKALLREFIVEQKRGEEKRHKEARR